In Wolbachia endosymbiont of Cimex lectularius, the following are encoded in one genomic region:
- a CDS encoding EVE domain-containing protein, with product MQFWLLKSEPSEYSWQEMEKEKVAKWDGVCNYQAQSYMRAMKLGDSAFFYHTGKEKAVFGIVEIFKEYYLVNDSKFGLVDVKFSKPLSNQVTLSDIKRNPLLKNMAILKQPRLSVSPVSEAEWNEIIRMSEC from the coding sequence ATGCAATTTTGGCTGCTTAAGTCAGAGCCAAGTGAATATTCATGGCAAGAAATGGAAAAGGAGAAGGTAGCTAAGTGGGATGGTGTATGCAACTATCAAGCTCAAAGCTATATGAGAGCTATGAAATTAGGTGATTCTGCGTTTTTTTATCATACAGGTAAAGAAAAAGCGGTATTTGGGATAGTTGAGATCTTTAAAGAATATTACCTCGTTAACGACTCCAAGTTTGGACTGGTAGACGTGAAATTTTCCAAGCCTTTGAGTAATCAAGTAACGTTAAGTGATATAAAACGAAACCCACTTTTAAAAAACATGGCCATATTAAAACAACCGCGCTTATCAGTTTCTCCAGTCTCAGAAGCCGAATGGAATGAAATAATAAGAATGAGTGAATGTTAG
- a CDS encoding IS5 family transposase, whose amino-acid sequence MQKSYPSNISQEQFEKIRPILESSKQKTKPRKLDLYDVFCGVLYVLKSGCQWRMLPKGFPRWESVYYYFRVWSKKNGEEPSLLELVLEPV is encoded by the coding sequence ATGCAGAAAAGTTATCCAAGTAATATAAGTCAAGAGCAGTTTGAAAAAATCAGGCCAATTTTGGAGAGTAGCAAGCAGAAAACAAAACCAAGAAAACTTGATTTGTATGACGTATTTTGTGGGGTGTTGTACGTCTTAAAAAGTGGTTGTCAGTGGAGGATGTTACCAAAGGGTTTTCCAAGATGGGAAAGCGTATATTACTATTTTCGAGTGTGGAGTAAAAAGAATGGAGAAGAGCCAAGCTTGTTGGAATTAGTCTTAGAACCTGTTTAA
- a CDS encoding PAS-domain containing protein, whose translation MQNFGGAVIYGKDVSDAEELRARLDSYLAAQKSLLEELPIAIAIYSKNQKLKFHNNAFVKTFQLDTKFLASHPTYHEVMLYLFESQKLLEQKDFQTISNQRHELFKRLFGPHNDTIHLTNGKMFRILIIPYASEGLLFSYEECKR comes from the coding sequence ATGCAAAATTTTGGTGGTGCGGTAATATATGGAAAAGATGTTAGCGATGCAGAGGAGTTACGTGCTAGACTAGATAGTTATTTAGCTGCACAGAAAAGTTTACTTGAGGAGTTACCAATTGCTATTGCAATATACAGTAAGAATCAAAAACTGAAGTTTCATAATAATGCTTTTGTAAAAACCTTTCAACTTGATACAAAGTTTTTGGCATCCCATCCAACTTATCATGAAGTCATGCTTTACCTATTCGAATCTCAGAAGCTTTTAGAACAAAAAGATTTTCAAACTATTAGCAACCAAAGGCATGAATTATTCAAAAGATTATTTGGACCGCATAATGATACAATCCATCTTACAAATGGAAAAATGTTCAGGATATTGATAATACCCTATGCTTCAGAAGGTTTACTCTTTTCCTATGAGGAATGCAAAAGGTAG
- the ybeY gene encoding rRNA maturation RNase YbeY has translation MLEVNILDERWHSITGDPESFVLDIINASLKELKIDHYKPSISIALADDDLLHRLNLRFRKMDKPTNVLSFQCEQLSNKCDLGDIAISIDTIQKESNEHHISILAHAAHMLVHGLLHLLDYDHQKEDEEIIMKDLERKILTSLGYSMSAI, from the coding sequence ATGTTAGAAGTAAATATTCTTGATGAGAGGTGGCACAGCATTACAGGGGATCCGGAGAGCTTTGTATTAGATATCATAAATGCTTCTCTGAAAGAATTAAAAATAGACCACTATAAACCAAGTATATCGATAGCTCTTGCTGATGATGATTTACTACATCGACTTAACTTAAGATTTAGAAAAATGGATAAGCCAACTAACGTGTTATCATTTCAGTGTGAGCAATTATCTAACAAATGCGATTTAGGAGACATAGCAATTTCGATAGATACAATACAAAAAGAGTCAAATGAACACCATATATCTATCTTAGCTCACGCTGCACATATGTTAGTGCATGGATTGCTACATTTACTTGATTACGATCACCAAAAAGAAGATGAGGAAATTATAATGAAAGACCTAGAAAGAAAAATTTTAACTTCACTTGGCTATAGTATGAGCGCGATTTAA
- the ftsZ gene encoding cell division protein FtsZ, producing the protein MSIDLSLPELPILHPRITVVGVGGAGGNAVNNMIQSNLQGVNFVVANTDAQALEKSLCDKKIQLGINLTKGLGAGALPDVGKGAAEESIDEIMEHIKDSHMLFITAGMGGGTGTGAAPVIAKAAREARAAVKDKALKEKKILTVGVVTKPFGFEGVRRMHIAELGLEELQKYVDTLIVIPNQNLFRIANEKTTFSDAFKLADNVLHIGIRGVTDLMVMPGLINLDFADIETVMSEMGKAMIGTGEAEGEDRAMSAAEAAISNPLLDNVSMKGAQGILINITGGGDMTLFEVDAAANRVREEVDENANIIFGATFDQAMEGKVRVSVLATGIDGGAVCDDKSETPSVNQSETSEKEKFKWSYSQTPVPETKPAEQVNEGVKWSNNIYDIPAYLRRKK; encoded by the coding sequence ATGTCAATTGACCTTAGTTTGCCAGAATTACCTATATTGCACCCAAGGATTACCGTTGTGGGGGTGGGTGGTGCTGGCGGAAACGCTGTGAATAACATGATCCAATCCAATTTGCAAGGGGTGAATTTTGTTGTAGCAAATACTGATGCTCAAGCGCTAGAGAAGTCATTGTGTGATAAAAAAATTCAGCTAGGTATTAACTTAACTAAGGGGCTTGGGGCTGGTGCTTTGCCTGATGTTGGCAAAGGTGCAGCGGAAGAATCAATTGATGAGATTATGGAGCATATAAAAGATAGTCATATGCTTTTCATCACGGCAGGAATGGGTGGTGGTACTGGAACAGGTGCAGCACCAGTAATTGCAAAAGCAGCAAGAGAAGCAAGAGCTGCAGTTAAGGATAAAGCATTAAAAGAAAAAAAGATATTGACTGTTGGAGTTGTAACCAAGCCATTTGGCTTTGAAGGTGTACGCCGTATGCATATTGCAGAGCTTGGACTTGAGGAATTACAAAAATACGTGGACACTCTCATTGTTATTCCAAACCAAAACTTATTTAGAATTGCCAATGAAAAAACTACATTCTCTGATGCATTTAAACTTGCTGATAATGTCCTGCATATTGGTATCAGAGGAGTGACTGATTTAATGGTTATGCCTGGGCTCATTAATCTTGATTTTGCTGATATAGAAACAGTGATGAGCGAGATGGGCAAGGCAATGATTGGTACTGGAGAAGCAGAAGGAGAAGATAGAGCAATGAGTGCTGCAGAAGCTGCAATATCTAATCCATTGCTTGATAATGTGTCAATGAAAGGTGCGCAAGGAATATTGATTAACATTACAGGTGGCGGAGATATGACTTTATTTGAAGTTGATGCTGCAGCAAATAGAGTACGCGAAGAAGTGGATGAAAACGCAAATATAATATTCGGTGCTACCTTTGATCAAGCAATGGAAGGAAAAGTTAGGGTTTCTGTTCTTGCAACTGGTATTGATGGTGGCGCTGTTTGTGATGATAAGTCAGAAACTCCTTCTGTGAATCAAAGCGAGACTTCAGAGAAAGAAAAGTTCAAGTGGTCCTATAGCCAAACTCCAGTACCAGAAACAAAACCAGCTGAACAAGTAAATGAAGGAGTTAAGTGGAGCAACAATATCTATGATATACCAGCTTATTTAAGAAGAAAGAAATAA
- a CDS encoding succinate dehydrogenase iron-sulfur subunit — MVQFSLPKNSKINEKGKVYPVPARVKNVRRFQIYRWSADDEKNSRVDTFFIDMDNCGPMVLDALIKIKDEIDSTLTFRRSCREGICGSCAINIDGTNTLACTKSIGDIKGDVKIYPLPHMYVIKDLVSDLSQFYEQYKSINPWLQADKPDLPNQEYLQSPEDKKKLDGLSDCILCACCSTGCPSYWWNSDKFLGPAILLQAYRWVTDSRDNKTNERLDALNDPFKLYRCHTIMNCTKTCPKGLNPARAIAKMKQLMVGREGV, encoded by the coding sequence ATGGTCCAGTTTTCTCTGCCGAAGAATTCTAAAATTAATGAAAAGGGCAAGGTCTACCCTGTTCCTGCTAGAGTAAAAAACGTCAGAAGATTTCAAATTTACCGTTGGTCTGCTGATGATGAGAAAAATTCTAGAGTAGACACGTTTTTCATTGATATGGATAATTGTGGCCCTATGGTGCTTGACGCATTAATAAAAATAAAGGATGAAATAGATTCAACCTTAACCTTCAGACGTTCTTGTAGAGAAGGGATATGTGGATCTTGTGCTATTAATATTGATGGAACCAACACTCTTGCATGTACTAAATCCATAGGCGATATAAAGGGTGACGTAAAAATATATCCACTACCCCATATGTATGTAATAAAAGACCTAGTTTCGGACCTGAGTCAATTTTATGAGCAGTACAAGTCAATTAATCCTTGGTTACAAGCAGATAAACCTGACTTACCAAATCAAGAGTATTTACAATCTCCTGAAGATAAAAAGAAACTGGATGGCCTTTCTGATTGCATATTGTGTGCTTGTTGTTCAACTGGCTGCCCAAGCTATTGGTGGAACAGTGATAAATTTTTAGGACCAGCAATACTGCTACAGGCTTACAGATGGGTCACTGATAGCCGTGATAATAAGACAAATGAGAGACTTGATGCCTTGAATGATCCGTTTAAGTTGTATCGTTGTCATACAATAATGAATTGCACAAAAACTTGCCCTAAAGGACTTAATCCAGCAAGAGCAATAGCGAAAATGAAGCAGCTTATGGTAGGAAGAGAAGGAGTTTGA
- a CDS encoding phosphatidylglycerophosphatase A, translated as MEFLYKLISTWWLSGTVKKMPGTVGSLAAYPVVPLILGNKVLGAAIILFLFLIGLWSTSNYIKHYQTSHDPKEVVIDEVVGQLLTIFLISTLLNQEVNYPLLLLCFFSFRFFDIIKTWPINLIDKNIKGPLGVMLDDIIAAILACVLIGAFYCSLSVYAG; from the coding sequence GTGGAATTTTTATATAAATTGATATCAACATGGTGGCTATCTGGCACAGTAAAGAAAATGCCAGGTACTGTAGGCAGTTTAGCTGCTTATCCAGTTGTTCCTCTAATACTAGGTAACAAAGTTTTAGGTGCAGCAATTATCCTTTTCTTATTCTTAATCGGATTGTGGTCCACAAGTAATTACATAAAACATTATCAGACTTCACATGATCCAAAAGAGGTAGTGATTGACGAAGTAGTTGGTCAATTGCTGACAATATTTCTAATTTCAACATTGCTAAACCAAGAAGTGAATTATCCTTTATTACTGTTGTGCTTTTTTTCCTTTAGGTTTTTTGATATAATAAAAACGTGGCCTATAAATTTGATTGATAAAAATATCAAAGGTCCTCTAGGCGTTATGCTAGATGATATTATAGCTGCAATTTTAGCCTGTGTTCTTATAGGGGCCTTTTATTGTTCATTGTCTGTGTATGCAGGATAA
- a CDS encoding GNAT family N-acetyltransferase, giving the protein MQDKKIYYSSLVTKNLKDYILYTANLSQWEVHDEFDNITFTINGTRESLFNFVFCGEQCNELSVQRTLDYLRTRNIEATWVMDSHTKTKGILEKCRIKHVSTPKKALLHMKNYLLPADIVPDLRLNAVNSNNLLEQLDLCTSKIFYHNVGIVSTFFRGLSSYNDKDSGLRFFLATLNNEVVGTCGFCIQDNVAGFYSDGVLPTHRNRGIGTQMVLERVKIIQQLKCKYIVAHCMKPSVNLYKRLGFQILGNLYLYTSSA; this is encoded by the coding sequence ATGCAGGATAAGAAAATTTATTATTCAAGCTTGGTTACTAAAAATCTGAAGGATTATATACTGTACACAGCAAACTTATCTCAGTGGGAAGTGCATGATGAATTTGATAACATCACATTCACAATAAATGGCACTAGAGAATCATTATTCAATTTTGTGTTTTGTGGAGAACAATGCAACGAGCTTTCTGTACAAAGAACTCTAGATTATCTTAGAACAAGGAATATAGAAGCAACATGGGTAATGGATTCGCATACAAAGACAAAGGGCATTTTAGAAAAGTGTAGGATAAAACACGTTAGCACACCAAAAAAAGCTTTACTTCACATGAAAAACTATCTCTTACCTGCTGATATTGTTCCAGATTTGAGGTTGAACGCTGTAAATAGTAACAACCTATTGGAACAGTTAGATTTATGTACTTCTAAGATTTTTTATCACAACGTTGGAATTGTCAGCACGTTTTTTCGCGGATTATCGAGTTATAATGATAAAGACTCGGGATTAAGATTTTTTCTTGCCACACTAAACAACGAAGTTGTTGGAACATGCGGCTTTTGCATTCAGGACAACGTAGCTGGTTTCTATAGCGATGGAGTTTTACCGACTCATAGAAACCGTGGAATAGGTACTCAAATGGTTTTAGAAAGAGTCAAGATAATTCAGCAGCTTAAGTGCAAATATATAGTAGCGCATTGTATGAAACCTTCCGTCAACCTCTACAAAAGATTGGGCTTTCAGATATTAGGCAATCTTTACTTGTACACTTCTTCAGCGTAA
- a CDS encoding NAD(P)H-dependent glycerol-3-phosphate dehydrogenase, which translates to MTISILGAGAWGTAIAISLSDKQDVILWTRNKTTFESINRTRESDKLLGCRISDSVSVKLAIGEVVNASTIIIAVPTQSLRQVCQQLHDCGLKKDIAIILACKGIERSTLKLPSEIVNEVLPNNQVAIFSGPSFAIEVAKKLPYSMVLACQNSALGSKLISELQQENIKLYFSRDIIGVQICAALKNVFAIACGIILSKKLGCNAHAALTTNSINEVKALYLAKTGNANIDTLLGPACLGDLVMTCTSLNSRNLSFGFKIGSSNDSFDVQQILSEGKSVTEGFSTAQSAFNLAEKLKIKMPICEAVYRLLYESVSIEDTISALVN; encoded by the coding sequence GTGACAATATCAATTTTAGGCGCTGGTGCATGGGGTACAGCAATTGCAATTTCACTAAGTGATAAACAAGATGTGATTTTGTGGACCCGTAATAAAACTACTTTCGAATCAATCAATAGAACAAGAGAAAGTGACAAATTACTTGGTTGTAGAATTTCTGATAGCGTGTCAGTAAAATTAGCTATTGGGGAAGTAGTTAATGCTTCAACAATAATCATCGCTGTTCCTACCCAATCTCTAAGACAGGTATGTCAGCAATTACATGATTGTGGCTTAAAAAAAGATATAGCAATAATCTTAGCCTGTAAGGGAATAGAAAGATCTACATTAAAACTACCTAGTGAAATAGTAAATGAAGTTTTACCTAACAATCAAGTCGCCATTTTTTCAGGTCCCAGTTTCGCTATAGAAGTTGCAAAAAAGCTACCCTATTCAATGGTTCTTGCATGTCAAAACAGTGCATTGGGTTCAAAGCTAATATCAGAACTACAGCAGGAAAATATTAAACTATACTTTAGCAGGGATATCATAGGAGTACAGATTTGTGCAGCACTAAAGAACGTTTTTGCTATAGCATGTGGAATTATTTTAAGTAAAAAACTCGGATGCAATGCTCACGCAGCACTGACAACAAATAGTATAAATGAAGTAAAGGCTTTATATCTAGCAAAAACAGGTAACGCTAATATAGACACGCTACTTGGACCAGCATGTTTGGGTGATCTGGTTATGACATGCACGTCCTTGAATTCAAGAAATCTGTCCTTTGGGTTTAAAATAGGTAGTAGTAACGATAGCTTTGACGTTCAGCAGATTCTGTCAGAAGGTAAGTCAGTGACTGAAGGTTTTAGTACTGCTCAATCTGCATTTAATTTAGCAGAGAAGCTAAAGATAAAAATGCCTATATGTGAAGCGGTCTATAGATTGTTGTATGAAAGCGTATCTATAGAGGATACTATTTCTGCTCTTGTAAATTAA